A region of the Pseudarthrobacter phenanthrenivorans Sphe3 genome:
CCGGCCGAGCTCCTGGAATGGAAACGCGAAGGAACCAGCCGCCAGGCCGGCTGGGGAAACAGCGGCTCCATCGGGTCCGGCCGCTACAGCGGGTCCTTCTGGGGCGCCGGGACGGCAAGGGGCGCCGCGGCTGATTCATCAGCCGGCTTCAATGCCGATGTCCCTGCGGTCGTTGCCCGGAACCGGGTTCAGCCGCAGAAGGAAATCATTGCTGTGAGCGTGGGGGACAAGGTCAACCACACGAGTTTTGGCAATGGTACGGTCCTGGCCCTGGAAGGGGCGGGGGACAAGACCGTGGCGAAGGTGAAGTTCGACGTCGGCGAGAAACGCCTGCTCCTGCGGTACGCGCCGCTGACGAAACTCAGCGCCTAGCAACCGGAGCGGACCATGAACATCCTGTTCGCGAGCCAAGCAATCGACGGCCACTTCAATCCGATGACCGGAGTGGCCATGAAGCTGAAGGAGCGAGGACATGATGTCCGCTGGTACACGGGGCCGGTGTTCGCCCGAAAGCTCCAGGACCTCGGAATTCCCATCCTTCCCTTCAAACGGGCCATTGAGCACCGCGCCGACAACCTCTTCGAGCTGTACCCGGAACGGGCAAAACTCAACGGACCCATGGCTATCGGTTTTGACGGTGAAAAGATCTTCGCCAGCAACATCAGCAACTTCTTTGAGGACATCCGGGAGCTGGACCGGGAATTCCCCTTCGACGTCCTGGTAGTGGACCACTCCATGTTCATCCAGCGGCTCGTTGCGCACCTGCTGGCCAAGCCGGTAGTGAATGTAGTGGTGATTCCCAATATGGAAAGCGATCCGCTGGTGCCCCCACTCTTCTTCGGCTTCCGGCCGCCGCGGAACCCTGCCGAGAAGGCGCTGCAGGGCATGGCCGGGCTGCTGTCGGACAAAGTGATTCTCCGCGCTGCCCACCAGAGCTACCAGCGCCAGCACAGCTTCTATGGGCTGGACGTGCCCAAAGGGGCCAGGCTCACCGACGATGCCTACCGGTGCTCGGATGCCATCATCCAGGCCGGCACCGAGTCCCTCGACTTTCCGCGCCGCAATAGGAACCCGAAAGTGAAATATGTCGGGGCCCTCCTGCCCTTCCGGCCACCCGGTGATACCGACCCGGAAGACCTGCCGCGCGGATACCGGACCACCATTGTGCTCACCCAGGGCACAATGGACAACGCGGACCAGAACAAACTGATCATTCCCGCGCTGGAAGCGCTGAAGGACATGGACGCACTGGTCATCGTGGCAACCGGCGGCAGGAAGACCGCGGAGCTGCGTTAGCGCTATCCGCAACCGCACATCCACATCAGGGACTACGTGGACTTTGGCGCGGCCTTTGGATCCACGGATGTCTTCATCACCAACGGCGGGTTTGGCGGTGTACAGCTGGCACTCTCGGCAGGCGTCCCGCTGGTGGTGTCGGGCATCAACGAGGGCAAGAGTGACGTCAATGCACGGGTGGAGTACGCCGGTGCCGGCATCAACCTGCGGACCGAGGCGCCCTCGCCGGAGAAGATCCGTGCGGCTGTGCGTTCCATCCTTGCTGACCCGCAGTGGAAGAACCGGGCTCAACAGATGCGGGAAGACTTCGCACGGCAGGATCCGGCGCAGGCAGCAGCAGAGGTCATCGAAAGTGTCCCCGGCTCCAGGCGGCTGCCGCAGTAACGCATAATGGGTGCCATGCGACGGATTGTGTGGGGGATGGCCGCCGCGCTGTCCCTGATGGCCGCAACGGCTTGTTCGGTCACCGTTGAGGAC
Encoded here:
- a CDS encoding glycosyltransferase; this translates as MNILFASQAIDGHFNPMTGVAMKLKERGHDVRWYTGPVFARKLQDLGIPILPFKRAIEHRADNLFELYPERAKLNGPMAIGFDGEKIFASNISNFFEDIRELDREFPFDVLVVDHSMFIQRLVAHLLAKPVVNVVVIPNMESDPLVPPLFFGFRPPRNPAEKALQGMAGLLSDKVILRAAHQSYQRQHSFYGLDVPKGARLTDDAYRCSDAIIQAGTESLDFPRRNRNPKVKYVGALLPFRPPGDTDPEDLPRGYRTTIVLTQGTMDNADQNKLIIPALEALKDMDALVIVATGGRKTAELR
- a CDS encoding glycosyltransferase, with the protein product MRDYVDFGAAFGSTDVFITNGGFGGVQLALSAGVPLVVSGINEGKSDVNARVEYAGAGINLRTEAPSPEKIRAAVRSILADPQWKNRAQQMREDFARQDPAQAAAEVIESVPGSRRLPQ